Proteins from a single region of Sediminitomix flava:
- a CDS encoding KpsF/GutQ family sugar-phosphate isomerase gives MNTNNKTNALEAAKRVFKIEADEVLKLADKLTDDFANATESILACKGKVIVCGMGKSGHIGKKIAATLASTGTPSFFLHPAEAFHGDLGMITSEDIFIGISNSGETEELIQLIPAVKRNGNKFISICGKADSTLVKNSDFFLNISVDKEACPLELAPTSSTTATLAMGDALAVALMEARDFKPENFAMFHPGGSLGRKLLTKVKDVMRSEKLPIVTAETLMEDLILTMTEGKLGMAIVIDDEGKISGIVTDGDLRRAWQKHSALSNTSVNEIMTASPKTIVSDAMLVDAEELMMKYKITSLIVVEEQKPIGVMQLYSI, from the coding sequence ATGAACACAAACAATAAAACTAACGCCCTAGAAGCTGCAAAAAGGGTATTTAAAATAGAAGCAGACGAAGTATTGAAACTGGCTGATAAACTAACAGATGATTTTGCCAATGCAACAGAGAGTATATTAGCTTGTAAAGGAAAAGTGATTGTTTGTGGAATGGGGAAATCTGGACATATCGGAAAGAAAATCGCAGCCACGCTAGCAAGTACAGGAACGCCAAGTTTCTTCTTGCACCCTGCTGAAGCTTTTCATGGAGACCTTGGAATGATCACTTCGGAAGATATTTTTATCGGTATTTCTAATTCGGGAGAAACGGAGGAATTGATACAATTGATTCCTGCTGTGAAGAGAAATGGAAACAAGTTTATTTCTATTTGTGGAAAAGCAGATTCTACATTAGTGAAGAACTCTGACTTTTTCTTAAATATTAGTGTAGATAAAGAAGCTTGTCCTTTGGAGTTAGCTCCAACTTCTTCAACAACAGCAACACTTGCAATGGGAGATGCTCTAGCAGTAGCATTGATGGAAGCGAGAGATTTCAAACCAGAAAACTTTGCAATGTTCCATCCTGGTGGAAGTCTCGGACGTAAACTTTTGACGAAAGTGAAAGATGTTATGCGTTCAGAGAAGTTGCCTATTGTTACGGCTGAAACCTTAATGGAAGACCTAATCCTAACGATGACTGAAGGGAAACTAGGGATGGCAATAGTGATAGATGATGAAGGTAAAATAAGTGGAATTGTAACCGATGGAGACCTTCGAAGAGCATGGCAAAAACACAGTGCCTTGTCGAACACTTCTGTGAATGAAATTATGACTGCTTCACCTAAAACTATTGTTTCAGATGCAATGCTTGTAGATGCAGAAGAACTGATGATGAAATATAAAATTACTTCATTGATTGTAGTTGAAGAGCAAAAGCCAATTGGAGTAATGCAACTTTATAGTATCTAG
- a CDS encoding MBL fold metallo-hydrolase, with translation MISTQSFIHEEVQGFKFGYAPFGKPSLFVHTYFIDGLLIDTGQRKLHKQIIASTKDLPVEKIFITHHHEDHTGNIPSLQKLHQCPVYSSEKTSELMKNPPRLSFIQKVMYSQREAYHDLIPIKDKVSTNNFEFEIIPIPGHASDMVALYEPNRKWLFSADLYINSYIGYFLSNESISDQIESTQRILKLDFDTLFCAHNPQLQNGKIQLEKKLRFMENFFDDVAKLHTKGFSENEIFKTLNLKENHLVKILSNENLSKMNMVRSVIRDIKRKNKHAINS, from the coding sequence TTGATCTCTACACAATCATTTATACACGAAGAAGTACAAGGGTTCAAATTTGGATATGCCCCGTTTGGGAAACCCAGTTTATTTGTACATACCTATTTCATAGACGGACTTCTGATTGACACAGGACAGCGCAAACTACACAAGCAAATCATAGCTTCCACTAAAGATTTACCAGTTGAAAAAATATTTATTACACATCATCACGAAGATCATACAGGAAATATTCCTTCACTTCAAAAATTACATCAGTGCCCTGTCTACTCCTCAGAGAAAACTTCTGAGCTAATGAAAAACCCTCCAAGACTGAGCTTCATTCAAAAAGTGATGTATAGTCAAAGAGAAGCTTATCACGACTTAATTCCTATAAAAGATAAAGTCAGTACCAATAATTTTGAATTCGAGATTATTCCAATCCCTGGTCATGCTTCTGATATGGTAGCACTTTATGAGCCAAACAGGAAGTGGCTTTTTTCAGCCGACTTGTACATCAATTCATACATTGGATATTTCCTTTCTAATGAAAGCATCTCTGATCAGATTGAATCTACCCAAAGGATTTTAAAACTAGATTTTGATACTCTATTCTGTGCCCACAATCCACAACTTCAGAACGGAAAAATTCAGCTCGAGAAAAAACTCCGATTCATGGAAAATTTCTTTGATGATGTAGCAAAACTTCACACGAAAGGATTCTCAGAAAATGAAATTTTTAAAACACTCAACTTGAAAGAGAATCATCTTGTAAAAATACTCTCTAATGAAAATCTGTCTAAAATGAATATGGTTAGGTCTGTTATTCGTGACATTAAACGGAAAAATAAGCACGCCATAAATTCTTAG
- a CDS encoding SDR family oxidoreductase, giving the protein MSKTILITGAGSGLGKGTAIGLAQKGHKVIATVENWPQVSLLKNAAKEAGVDLIIEKLEYTNESDHETILRKYGIDIDIFVANAATGETGPAAEIPLERFRHVFEINVFRTLELSQKFAAIFAKRRNGKIIVVSSTAGLRTYPFLAPYVASKHAVEAIFQLMQLELEPLGVQVATINPGPFNTGFNDRMYDTVDQWFQAGKNFTPEQPLREMQAMFAKEGFQYDPQGMVDVMVDVILKDTHKFRNVFPEEFGDDVKKYQEDLWNLEVSPKKKK; this is encoded by the coding sequence ATGAGTAAGACGATATTAATTACTGGTGCTGGTTCTGGACTAGGAAAGGGTACAGCTATCGGACTTGCCCAAAAGGGACATAAAGTAATTGCTACAGTAGAAAATTGGCCTCAAGTATCATTATTAAAAAATGCTGCAAAAGAGGCCGGTGTCGATTTGATTATTGAAAAATTGGAATATACCAACGAAAGTGATCACGAAACCATCTTACGAAAATATGGTATCGATATTGATATTTTTGTAGCTAATGCTGCCACTGGAGAAACAGGCCCTGCCGCTGAAATTCCTTTAGAAAGATTTCGTCATGTTTTTGAGATCAACGTGTTTAGGACTTTAGAATTATCTCAGAAGTTTGCAGCCATTTTTGCAAAAAGAAGAAATGGAAAAATCATTGTAGTTTCATCTACAGCTGGACTCCGAACTTACCCTTTCCTAGCTCCTTATGTGGCTTCAAAACATGCTGTAGAAGCTATTTTCCAATTAATGCAACTAGAACTTGAGCCACTAGGTGTACAAGTTGCGACAATCAACCCTGGACCATTCAACACAGGTTTTAATGATCGCATGTATGACACTGTTGACCAATGGTTCCAAGCGGGGAAGAATTTCACACCTGAACAGCCTCTAAGAGAAATGCAAGCCATGTTTGCCAAAGAAGGATTTCAGTACGATCCACAAGGCATGGTAGACGTAATGGTTGATGTAATTTTAAAAGATACCCACAAATTTCGTAATGTATTCCCCGAAGAGTTTGGTGATGATGTGAAAAAGTATCAAGAAGATCTTTGGAACTTAGAAGTATCACCGAAAAAGAAAAAGTAA
- the aroA gene encoding 3-phosphoshikimate 1-carboxyvinyltransferase, which produces MEIYSVSHPSQAVEGNIALTSSKSESNRALIIQALSQQQITLDNISAARDTQTMMRLLKSDDQTLDVLDAGTTMRFLTAFSTSKNRDTIMTGTERMQERPIKILVDALRSIGAEIEYLKNDGYPPFHIKSFEQSSEEVSVQGDISSQYISALLMIAPTLPKGLKIQLTGEVASRPYIEMTLQLMDMFGISYNWSDSNCISIAPQEYQENAYTIESDWSGASYWYSIVALAKEAKIKLLNLRDNSLQGDRAIVEIMEQLGVSSTFDNEGVVLQKIEAKESFDYDFTHCPDLAQTIAVVCAALGIEGRLRGLKSLRIKETDRIAAIETELQKMGIAVEVFGDDEIVVKSGTIQLDGARVDTYEDHRMAMAFAPLALLHSVEIEEPDVVQKSYPIFWDHLKQVGFEIK; this is translated from the coding sequence ATGGAAATTTATTCAGTCTCTCACCCAAGTCAAGCGGTTGAGGGAAACATTGCACTTACGTCTTCCAAAAGTGAAAGTAATAGAGCTTTGATTATTCAAGCACTTTCACAACAACAAATTACACTAGACAATATCTCTGCAGCTAGAGATACTCAAACAATGATGCGTTTGCTAAAGTCAGATGATCAGACTTTGGATGTGTTGGATGCTGGAACCACTATGCGTTTCTTGACGGCATTCTCTACTTCCAAAAATCGCGATACAATCATGACTGGAACAGAACGTATGCAAGAACGTCCAATCAAGATATTAGTTGATGCTTTACGTAGTATTGGAGCTGAAATCGAGTATCTGAAAAATGATGGCTATCCTCCTTTTCACATTAAATCTTTTGAGCAATCATCAGAAGAAGTAAGTGTACAAGGTGATATCAGTAGCCAATATATTTCAGCTTTGCTCATGATTGCGCCAACACTTCCAAAAGGCTTGAAAATTCAGCTTACAGGAGAAGTCGCATCAAGACCATATATCGAGATGACGCTTCAACTGATGGATATGTTTGGGATCAGCTACAATTGGAGTGACTCTAATTGTATTAGCATTGCTCCACAGGAATATCAAGAAAATGCTTATACAATCGAATCAGATTGGTCTGGAGCGAGTTATTGGTATAGCATTGTAGCTTTGGCGAAAGAAGCTAAGATTAAGTTGCTAAATCTAAGAGACAATTCTCTGCAAGGAGATCGAGCAATTGTGGAAATTATGGAACAATTAGGGGTTTCTTCGACTTTCGATAATGAAGGGGTTGTTCTTCAGAAAATTGAGGCGAAAGAAAGCTTTGATTATGACTTTACACATTGTCCAGATTTGGCACAAACAATTGCTGTGGTATGTGCTGCATTAGGTATTGAAGGTCGTCTTCGAGGGCTAAAATCACTCCGTATTAAAGAGACGGATAGAATTGCTGCAATTGAGACAGAACTTCAGAAAATGGGCATTGCAGTAGAGGTATTCGGGGACGATGAAATTGTCGTAAAATCTGGTACTATCCAACTGGATGGTGCTCGTGTTGATACCTACGAAGATCACCGTATGGCTATGGCTTTTGCACCTTTGGCATTACTTCATTCTGTTGAGATTGAAGAGCCTGATGTTGTTCAAAAGTCTTATCCAATCTTCTGGGATCATTTGAAACAAGTAGGTTTCGAAATTAAGTAA
- a CDS encoding SPFH domain-containing protein encodes MMRKFHLLLLLLLQNYCWAQDSIETKEDFSKRIFEAIVAQNEEVLKSCYIIETEIVQIFELHLPEELKESAKQRGAAQAQKLERWIPMDFQELKKETEAEKINWKKAKFISFDAQNVEGAPFEAYNIHILMNHEGTDYQINLSDCWLVGNKWKITKSIWMQKV; translated from the coding sequence ATGATGAGAAAATTTCATCTACTCCTCTTACTACTTTTGCAAAATTATTGTTGGGCTCAAGATTCTATTGAAACAAAAGAAGATTTCTCTAAACGAATATTTGAAGCTATTGTAGCTCAAAACGAAGAAGTACTAAAAAGCTGCTACATTATTGAGACTGAAATTGTACAAATATTTGAGCTACATCTGCCCGAAGAATTAAAAGAAAGCGCCAAGCAACGAGGAGCTGCTCAAGCTCAAAAGCTAGAGCGATGGATTCCTATGGATTTTCAGGAGCTTAAAAAAGAAACTGAAGCTGAAAAGATCAATTGGAAAAAGGCTAAATTCATCTCATTTGATGCTCAAAATGTAGAAGGAGCGCCTTTTGAAGCGTATAACATCCATATCTTAATGAATCATGAAGGTACTGATTACCAAATCAATTTATCCGATTGTTGGCTAGTTGGCAATAAATGGAAAATCACCAAGAGTATATGGATGCAGAAGGTTTAG
- a CDS encoding Crp/Fnr family transcriptional regulator — MEVLKQEIEKYTQFNSVEEWNKFSSKLTIKEAKKREVIFRETDICDKVIYILDGIVSSEYNRDDKQVISRFFQKGNLCSNMISAFSKTIQSDNVIAITSVKYITIPYEYFMELYLYSDSIGVFLRKKILEHLVEAKNFISIKTTANTETEYAFLEEYYPEIIRKTPSKYIAAFIGITPEALSRFLKQRHSS, encoded by the coding sequence ATGGAAGTATTAAAGCAAGAGATTGAGAAGTATACACAGTTTAACTCTGTTGAAGAATGGAATAAATTTTCTTCAAAGCTGACAATAAAAGAAGCCAAAAAACGAGAGGTAATATTTAGAGAAACAGATATCTGTGATAAAGTGATCTACATTTTAGATGGCATTGTTTCATCTGAATACAATAGAGATGATAAACAGGTTATTTCCAGATTTTTTCAGAAAGGAAATCTCTGTTCAAACATGATTAGTGCCTTTTCCAAAACCATTCAATCCGATAATGTGATTGCTATCACCTCAGTCAAATACATCACAATACCGTATGAGTATTTTATGGAGCTATACCTGTATTCAGACTCAATAGGAGTATTTCTGAGAAAAAAGATACTGGAACACCTCGTGGAAGCAAAAAACTTTATCAGTATAAAAACCACAGCAAACACAGAAACCGAGTATGCTTTTCTTGAGGAGTATTATCCTGAGATCATTAGAAAAACACCTTCAAAATATATTGCTGCTTTTATCGGGATCACACCAGAAGCTTTAAGCCGATTTTTAAAACAGCGACACAGTTCTTAA
- a CDS encoding toxin-antitoxin system YwqK family antitoxin: MRGIICSLLLFMPLLSFGQVTKEYYGDSTLKAEGALENGQRVGAWKLYYPSGGTNAILHYKEGEFHGLCVFFDFEGNKISEENWKNGVEEGVSISYHPNGTIRKKGDFSNGLYEGEWVFYFENGSIERLGSYRLGEPNGIWQFYYENSQLQSKGEFKEGLRHGEWKTYSEKGIQEFEGSYYADKPIGIWYKYKKNGKKTIYQDYGEQ; encoded by the coding sequence ATGAGAGGGATTATTTGTAGCCTACTTTTATTTATGCCTTTACTTTCTTTTGGGCAAGTAACTAAGGAGTATTACGGTGATTCTACATTAAAAGCAGAAGGGGCTTTGGAAAATGGACAACGAGTCGGTGCGTGGAAACTATATTATCCTTCTGGAGGAACGAATGCTATACTACATTATAAAGAAGGAGAATTTCATGGCTTATGTGTCTTTTTTGACTTTGAGGGGAATAAGATCTCGGAAGAAAATTGGAAAAATGGAGTAGAGGAGGGTGTAAGTATCTCTTACCATCCTAATGGTACAATTCGTAAAAAGGGGGATTTCTCAAACGGTTTATACGAAGGAGAATGGGTTTTCTATTTTGAGAATGGCTCTATTGAAAGACTTGGAAGTTATCGTCTTGGAGAACCGAATGGTATTTGGCAATTCTATTATGAGAATAGTCAGCTTCAGTCTAAAGGTGAGTTTAAAGAAGGTTTAAGGCATGGGGAATGGAAAACATACTCAGAGAAAGGAATTCAAGAGTTTGAGGGCAGTTATTATGCCGATAAACCAATAGGCATTTGGTATAAGTATAAGAAAAACGGGAAAAAGACCATCTATCAAGATTATGGTGAACAATAA
- the fabF gene encoding beta-ketoacyl-ACP synthase II has translation MKLRRVVVTGLGAVTPIGNTVEEYWDSLEKGVSGAQPITKFDASKFKTQFACEVKGFNVNEYLDRKEARKMDLFCQYAMAVGDQAIKDSKLDLDAIDKSRVGVIWGAGIGGLTSLQKEVIDFANGDGTPRFNPFFIPKMLVDLAPGHLAIKYGFSGPNFSTVSACASATNAFVDAFNYIRLGKADMFLAGGTEACVNESGIGGFNALKALSTRNDSPESASRPFDQNRDGFVLGEGGGALILEELDHALARGAKIYAEVMGGGMSCDAHHMTAPHPEGEGVVKVMQEALKDANMSPDEIDYINVHGTSTPLGDVAELKGIQKVFGDHAYEMNISSTKSMTGHLLGAAGAIEALASIFALERQTVPPTINNETRDENIDPRFKLTLNKAEKREVNAVLSNTFGFGGHNFSIILKKFAE, from the coding sequence ATGAAGTTAAGAAGAGTTGTAGTAACAGGCCTTGGTGCTGTTACACCTATCGGGAATACCGTGGAAGAATATTGGGATTCTTTAGAGAAAGGTGTAAGTGGAGCCCAGCCTATCACAAAATTTGATGCTTCAAAATTCAAAACTCAATTTGCTTGTGAAGTTAAAGGCTTCAATGTAAATGAGTATCTTGACCGTAAAGAAGCTCGTAAAATGGACTTGTTCTGCCAATATGCTATGGCTGTTGGTGATCAAGCAATTAAAGATTCTAAACTAGACCTTGACGCTATCGATAAAAGTAGAGTTGGGGTAATTTGGGGCGCTGGTATCGGTGGATTAACGAGTTTGCAAAAAGAAGTGATCGATTTCGCCAATGGCGATGGAACACCTCGTTTCAACCCGTTCTTTATCCCTAAGATGCTAGTTGACCTTGCTCCCGGACACCTTGCTATTAAGTACGGTTTCAGTGGACCAAACTTCTCAACTGTTTCTGCTTGTGCATCCGCGACCAATGCATTTGTAGACGCATTCAACTACATCCGTTTGGGTAAAGCAGATATGTTCTTGGCTGGTGGTACTGAAGCTTGTGTAAACGAGTCTGGTATCGGAGGTTTCAATGCATTGAAAGCATTGTCTACTCGTAACGACAGCCCTGAATCAGCTTCTCGTCCATTCGATCAAAACCGTGATGGTTTTGTATTGGGTGAAGGAGGAGGTGCTCTAATCCTAGAAGAACTCGATCACGCTCTGGCAAGAGGTGCAAAAATATACGCCGAAGTAATGGGTGGCGGTATGTCTTGCGATGCTCACCACATGACTGCTCCTCATCCTGAAGGAGAAGGTGTCGTGAAAGTAATGCAAGAAGCCCTAAAAGATGCAAATATGTCTCCTGATGAGATTGACTATATCAACGTTCATGGTACGTCAACTCCTCTTGGTGATGTGGCAGAATTGAAAGGTATTCAGAAAGTATTTGGAGATCACGCATACGAGATGAATATTTCTTCAACGAAATCAATGACTGGTCACCTTCTTGGTGCTGCTGGTGCAATTGAAGCCCTTGCATCTATCTTCGCTTTGGAGAGACAAACTGTTCCTCCTACAATCAACAATGAAACTCGTGACGAAAACATCGACCCGAGATTCAAATTGACATTGAACAAAGCGGAAAAGAGAGAAGTAAACGCTGTATTGAGCAACACGTTCGGTTTCGGTGGACACAATTTCTCAATCATCTTGAAAAAATTTGCTGAATAG
- a CDS encoding acyl carrier protein codes for MSEIAEKVQKIVVEKLGVEESEVTPEASFTNDLGADSLDTVELIMEFEKEFNVSIPDDQAESIATVGQAISYLEENVA; via the coding sequence ATGTCTGAAATCGCAGAAAAAGTACAAAAGATAGTAGTAGAGAAATTAGGAGTTGAAGAATCAGAAGTAACTCCTGAGGCTAGTTTCACTAACGACCTTGGTGCAGATTCTCTTGACACTGTAGAATTGATCATGGAATTCGAAAAAGAATTCAACGTATCTATTCCAGACGATCAAGCTGAGTCTATCGCGACTGTAGGTCAAGCGATATCTTACTTGGAAGAGAACGTAGCTTAA
- a CDS encoding FAD-dependent oxidoreductase translates to MEKEQHIAIVGAGVIGLSTALLLVEKGYQVTIHTKELPFTTTSAIAAAVWFPYQAQPYILVNKWSKFTYYKLKELSLEPKTGVHFSKFTIIDQKKSGLPWLDAFPKDQHNSAKQFDINNIPSLSYERDVPVMESPIYLNYLYEKFLALGGQMVLEEVQDLKELSFKYDWIVNCSGLGALRLAEDAKVFPIQGQIVKMKPNSTINGVLCEFPIDEFKDETTYIIPREDCIVLGGTVRKDQFDLTPDTSTTQRILQRSASFNSKIKTEDIIDVVVGLRPGRDSIRVEKEDGTSIIHNYGHGGSGFTVSWGCAAHVADLISYWSEHSDQKLVQRKTLDI, encoded by the coding sequence ATGGAAAAAGAACAACACATTGCAATAGTGGGCGCAGGAGTCATAGGACTTTCCACAGCATTACTTTTAGTTGAAAAAGGATATCAAGTTACAATTCACACAAAAGAGCTTCCTTTTACAACAACCTCTGCCATTGCTGCTGCTGTTTGGTTTCCTTATCAAGCTCAACCTTATATACTAGTAAATAAATGGAGTAAGTTTACTTACTACAAACTCAAAGAACTCTCCTTAGAACCAAAAACTGGTGTTCATTTTTCAAAATTCACGATTATTGATCAGAAAAAAAGTGGTCTTCCATGGCTTGATGCTTTCCCGAAAGATCAACATAATAGTGCAAAACAGTTTGATATAAATAATATCCCGTCATTGTCTTATGAGAGAGATGTTCCAGTTATGGAATCGCCAATTTACCTCAATTACCTTTATGAAAAGTTTTTAGCACTTGGAGGTCAAATGGTCTTAGAAGAGGTTCAAGACCTTAAAGAACTTTCATTTAAGTATGACTGGATAGTCAATTGTAGTGGTTTAGGTGCGCTTAGATTAGCCGAGGACGCTAAAGTATTCCCGATACAAGGACAAATTGTGAAGATGAAGCCAAACTCTACTATAAATGGAGTCTTGTGCGAATTTCCAATTGACGAATTTAAAGATGAAACAACCTATATCATTCCTCGTGAAGACTGTATTGTACTTGGAGGAACTGTTCGAAAAGATCAATTTGATTTAACCCCAGATACAAGTACAACTCAAAGGATACTACAACGCTCTGCTTCATTCAACTCAAAAATTAAAACTGAGGATATAATAGATGTGGTCGTTGGATTAAGACCAGGAAGAGACTCCATCAGAGTAGAAAAAGAAGATGGTACTTCAATAATACACAACTATGGGCACGGAGGCTCTGGTTTTACAGTATCTTGGGGTTGTGCTGCCCATGTTGCAGATCTCATTTCTTATTGGTCGGAACACTCAGATCAAAAACTAGTACAAAGGAAAACTTTAGACATCTAA
- a CDS encoding putative quinol monooxygenase translates to MSKQIFTVVALTAKEGKLEELKEVVSKLAEETRKEAGVIEYLVIENALKPNTVFSIEKWENEKEEEKHWETPHLKSALEKLDDILASEAVIHKGFSF, encoded by the coding sequence ATGAGCAAACAAATTTTCACCGTAGTCGCACTGACTGCAAAAGAAGGCAAACTAGAAGAACTAAAGGAAGTGGTTTCTAAATTGGCTGAAGAAACACGTAAGGAAGCAGGAGTCATAGAATATCTGGTCATAGAAAACGCCCTAAAACCCAATACCGTATTTTCGATTGAAAAATGGGAAAATGAAAAAGAAGAAGAAAAGCATTGGGAAACGCCTCATCTCAAAAGTGCACTAGAGAAACTTGATGATATTTTAGCTTCGGAAGCTGTCATTCACAAAGGATTTTCATTCTAA
- a CDS encoding phage holin family protein, with protein MTSSTGKDPLNQAQKNSLNTFTETIVKMLEAYFKLFKLEAKASLTNIFSIVIICSVALILLSLLLLFASIGTAHLISYSLGWPEFAGFFLISLFYLLIILLIYWKRRWIWTQLYVFLDKFDSEL; from the coding sequence ATGACATCGAGTACAGGGAAGGATCCTTTGAATCAAGCGCAGAAGAATAGTTTAAATACTTTTACAGAGACCATAGTGAAGATGCTTGAAGCATACTTCAAACTCTTCAAATTGGAAGCTAAAGCTTCTTTGACAAACATTTTTTCGATCGTAATCATCTGCTCAGTAGCTTTAATTCTTTTAAGCCTACTGCTCTTGTTTGCAAGTATCGGAACAGCGCATCTCATTTCCTATTCGTTGGGATGGCCTGAATTTGCGGGTTTCTTTCTCATTTCTCTATTCTATCTGCTGATTATCCTTCTGATCTATTGGAAACGAAGATGGATATGGACTCAACTGTATGTCTTCTTAGACAAGTTTGATTCTGAGTTATAA
- a CDS encoding MarC family protein, with amino-acid sequence MFGLAFKEIFSVTIILFSVIDIVGSIPIIIDLKKKEGKIESMKATFIAGIIMIAFLFLGTYILKLFGLDVESFAIAGSLILFFLGIEMILGITLFKDDPSNSSGSIVPLAFPLIAGAGTMTTIISLKAEYDQANILVGIILNLLFVYLVLKSSDWIARKLGTGGANILRKVFGIILLAIAIKLFKANI; translated from the coding sequence ATGTTCGGATTAGCATTTAAAGAAATCTTTTCTGTAACAATTATCCTTTTTTCTGTTATTGATATTGTCGGTTCTATTCCGATTATTATCGACTTGAAAAAGAAAGAAGGGAAGATTGAATCTATGAAAGCGACTTTTATCGCAGGGATCATTATGATTGCGTTCTTATTTTTAGGAACGTATATCTTGAAACTTTTTGGTCTTGATGTAGAATCCTTTGCAATTGCAGGTTCATTGATCTTATTCTTTTTAGGAATTGAAATGATTTTGGGAATTACGCTTTTCAAAGACGATCCAAGTAATTCAAGTGGTTCGATTGTACCTTTGGCATTTCCGCTGATAGCAGGAGCTGGTACAATGACTACTATTATTTCGTTAAAAGCAGAATATGATCAAGCAAATATATTAGTCGGTATCATTCTTAATTTATTGTTTGTTTACCTAGTTCTTAAATCCTCTGATTGGATAGCTAGAAAATTAGGAACGGGAGGAGCAAACATTTTAAGAAAAGTATTCGGGATTATCCTTTTGGCAATTGCCATCAAACTTTTTAAAGCAAATATCTAG
- a CDS encoding zinc ribbon domain-containing protein has translation MENTVSQKLDAMVKLQSIDSKLDEIKKIRGDLPEEVQDLEDEIAGYETRVDKFKSELSDLEASIDQHKANIKSYKDRVAHLQDQQMNVRNNREYDAINKELEMLDLDEQVSNKKIKQDQAAISAKKEQIIDTKTTLEERKKDLSSKKVELDEIISETEIEEEKLMKQRDKALKNVQDERLITAYDRIRSNAVNGLAVVSVKKSACGGCFNVVPPQRQADIKERKKIIVCEHCGRVLAGVEVEVVEEKPKKRTTRRKKKEA, from the coding sequence ATGGAAAATACCGTTTCTCAGAAGCTTGACGCTATGGTTAAGCTACAGAGTATAGACTCCAAATTAGATGAAATAAAAAAAATCCGTGGTGACTTACCTGAAGAAGTTCAGGATCTAGAGGACGAAATTGCGGGTTACGAAACACGTGTTGATAAATTCAAAAGTGAACTTTCAGATTTAGAAGCTTCAATTGATCAGCATAAGGCGAATATCAAGTCTTATAAAGATCGTGTAGCTCATTTGCAAGATCAGCAAATGAATGTTCGTAACAATCGTGAGTATGATGCGATCAATAAAGAGCTTGAAATGTTAGATCTTGATGAGCAAGTTTCTAATAAGAAAATCAAACAAGATCAAGCTGCAATCTCTGCGAAGAAAGAGCAAATCATCGATACTAAAACTACTTTAGAAGAAAGAAAGAAAGACCTTTCTTCAAAGAAAGTTGAGTTGGATGAAATCATCAGTGAAACTGAAATTGAAGAAGAGAAACTGATGAAGCAGAGAGATAAAGCGCTTAAGAATGTACAAGACGAGCGTCTTATCACTGCATACGACCGTATCCGTTCTAACGCTGTGAATGGTCTTGCGGTAGTTTCAGTTAAGAAATCTGCTTGTGGTGGATGTTTCAATGTTGTACCTCCACAACGTCAAGCTGATATCAAGGAGCGTAAGAAGATCATCGTGTGTGAGCACTGTGGTCGTGTACTTGCAGGTGTAGAAGTTGAGGTTGTTGAAGAAAAACCTAAGAAACGTACTACACGTCGTAAGAAAAAAGAGGCTTAA